The sequence GCCGCACTTCGCGGAACTGCTCGGTGATGTACTTCGACGACTCCGGCCACACGCCGTCGGTGTGCGGATAGTCCGAGCCCCACATCAGCGTCTCTTCGCCGAGCTCTTCGATGAGCTTGGCGCCCACCGGATCGAACTGGAACGTCGCCTTGCACTGGCGCTTCCAGTAGTCGCTCGGTTTCATCTTGAGGCCGAGGTCGCGGAAACGGTCCTCCCATTCGAAGTCCATGCGCTCGAGCACGTAGGGGATCCAGCCGATGCCGCTCTCGCCGAACGAGATGCGAACGTTCGGATAGCGCTCGAGCACCGCGGCGCCGATGATGCCGGCGATGATGTTCGAGAGGTTCAGCTGGAAGCCCGACACGCGCGTGAACATCGCGGCGCGCTGGCGCTCCTTGGGCGTCTTCGCGCGCTCTTCCGGCGACTGCGACGGGAAGGTGTGGAAGTGCAGCGGCAGGTTCACTTCGTTGACCGCCTGCCACAGCGGCTCCCACATCGGGTGCCACATCGGCTCCATGTCCCACGAGCACGACAGCTCGACGCCGCGCAGTCCCAGCTTCGCGGCGCGATGGATCTCTTCGATGGCGGCGTCGATGTCGCCGTACGGCAGGCACGCGAGACCGAGCAGGCGATCGGGATACGGCTTGCAGAAGTCGGCGAGCCAGTCGTTGTAGATGCGGAACATCTCGCGCGCGGCTTCCTGGTCGCCGAGGCGCGTCGCGGCGCCGAGGATGCCGAAGATCACTTCGGCGTCCACGCCGTCCATTTCGGCGTCCTTGATCCGCAGCTCGGGCGTCGTGACGCGCCGCACGCCGCGCGTCTTGTAATCGTCGAACAGCCCCGCTTCCGCCATGCGGTCGACGCGGTGGTTCTGTCCGGGCACGAGCTTCGCGCCGGAGGGGCCGACGCCGCAGACCAGCCCGTACGAATAGCCCTTCTTCGAAGTCCAGTGCGGCCCGTCGGGTCCGTCCACGACGTGGGGCATGCGGTCTTTGAGCGCCGCCGAAGCGTTGGACGTGAACAGGTCGGTCGGCAGCCAGGGCAGGTCGATGTGCGTGTCGGCCGAGATGCGGTTGTATTGCATGCTGGTCTCCTCCAGATGAACTCCGCCGGGGACAGTGTAACAAGGCCGCCGTGCTAACGTCGCGCGATGCGATCGAGATTCAGGGATCACAGTACGGACCGTCCGAGCGGCTGGCGCCTGGGCTTCGCGAGCGGTTTCGCCGCCTTCGCCATGCTGCTCATCGGCGCGGCATACGTCGGGTCGCTGATCATTCACGCGCACATGGCGGAGATCGGCCCGCCGCGCGTCGCGGGCACGCCGCTGCGCGTGGCCGCGCCCG is a genomic window of Burkholderiales bacterium containing:
- a CDS encoding amidohydrolase family protein, with product MQYNRISADTHIDLPWLPTDLFTSNASAALKDRMPHVVDGPDGPHWTSKKGYSYGLVCGVGPSGAKLVPGQNHRVDRMAEAGLFDDYKTRGVRRVTTPELRIKDAEMDGVDAEVIFGILGAATRLGDQEAAREMFRIYNDWLADFCKPYPDRLLGLACLPYGDIDAAIEEIHRAAKLGLRGVELSCSWDMEPMWHPMWEPLWQAVNEVNLPLHFHTFPSQSPEERAKTPKERQRAAMFTRVSGFQLNLSNIIAGIIGAAVLERYPNVRISFGESGIGWIPYVLERMDFEWEDRFRDLGLKMKPSDYWKRQCKATFQFDPVGAKLIEELGEETLMWGSDYPHTDGVWPESSKYITEQFREVRPETVRKITCDNAAKFYGLA